In the Aquificaceae bacterium genome, GCGGACTCTTATCATACTCTTACCGATGCCTTTGGCTCTTCCTTGGTGCTTATGAGCCTTTTGGGAGTTTACATGGGTTATCAGCTTGACAGATACTTTGCCCTTGGTGTCGCCTTGCTTATAAGCTATACCGCTTTTAGCATACTCTGGAAGGAGGTGTCGGTGCTCTTGGATGTGTCCGCAGACGAGAAGACCCTTGAGAGAATAAGGCAGGTGCTTCTCTCTTTTCCAGAGGTCAAGGAGATAAAGGGTCTTTTTGTGAGAAGTTCTGGTGGAAAGCTCTTTGCGGACTTGGTGATTGCATTGGAGGGTAGAGACTTTATAAGAATGCATCAGCTCGTTGACCTGATAGAGCAGAGGCTAAAGGAAGAGATAAGGGAGCTTGATATGGTTTTTATACACTATGAGCCTGTGGATGGTGAAGAGCTAAGAGTAGGAGTGCTTGTGGATGAAAAGGGAGATATAAGCCAAAGGTTTGGAAGAGCTAAGGAGCTTCTCATCTTTGGTGACTCTCCAGAGAGGATAAGAGACTTGCCGAAGGATGAGGTAGACATATCTAAGCTTGTATGTAGCAAGAGGCTTTCTGTGGTCATCTGTGGACATCACCCAGAGTCCTCAAAGGCAAAGGGAATTTTAAGCCAAGGGGGTGTGTTTGTCTGGGAAACAGAAGAGAAAAACCCCTACAAAGCCCTCAAAGAGGTGGTTTATAATTTATGCGATGTCAAAGATTCTCATAAAGAAGGTCAGGCTCATAGACCCCTCTCAAAACCTTGATAGCACAAAGGACATTCTCATAGAAAAGGGAAAGATAAAAGCCATAGG is a window encoding:
- a CDS encoding cation diffusion facilitator family transporter, which produces MKKHHWALISLSVNLLQALLKFIAGILTGSLSMVGEAVHSLSDSFASVVAFITIKLSDKKTKRFPYGLYKLENIGSIVIAFFLLLTAYEMIRRVISKEVVVKEEYLGLGLGVVVFSLLSSLTLSFLERRAGKRLNSPTLIADSYHTLTDAFGSSLVLMSLLGVYMGYQLDRYFALGVALLISYTAFSILWKEVSVLLDVSADEKTLERIRQVLLSFPEVKEIKGLFVRSSGGKLFADLVIALEGRDFIRMHQLVDLIEQRLKEEIRELDMVFIHYEPVDGEELRVGVLVDEKGDISQRFGRAKELLIFGDSPERIRDLPKDEVDISKLVCSKRLSVVICGHHPESSKAKGILSQGGVFVWETEEKNPYKALKEVVYNLCDVKDSHKEGQAHRPLSKP